A window of the Tessaracoccus sp. MC1865 genome harbors these coding sequences:
- a CDS encoding C40 family peptidase, with protein sequence MNRVRAAVAAVLTSAVILTGTVVASADPQAVEQARAELERIQQESSAIDQQIIESHDRAAQAEKKLARLKTDVQTQEEKVGKLSSELGDVAAFQLQHDSVSLTAQLLLSSSSDNFLSGLATLHSEVDRSNAGIQQLQLVQAKLTTLREDAATTEAALKKEHAAKVELAEDYDAKEAEAEAVYKRLSAEERERLARLEAERVRQAEEAQRRAELRAARAQTAAAAPAAPGAAPAAPAAAAPAEPAAPAPAASGRAQDVVNAALSKVGKRYVWGTSGENTFDCSGLTSWAYRQVGVNLSRSSRTQWSSAGYKVSKSELQPGDLVFYYSPVSHVGIYIGNGKIVDAANPRSGVRVAGLNSMPFTGARRVIG encoded by the coding sequence GTGAACCGAGTTCGTGCCGCCGTCGCCGCTGTACTCACCTCAGCTGTCATCCTCACCGGAACCGTCGTGGCCAGCGCGGACCCCCAAGCCGTCGAACAGGCCCGGGCGGAGCTGGAGCGCATCCAGCAGGAGTCCTCGGCCATCGACCAGCAGATCATCGAGTCCCATGACCGCGCTGCGCAGGCGGAGAAGAAGCTGGCGCGGCTGAAGACCGACGTGCAGACGCAGGAGGAGAAGGTCGGGAAGCTGTCCTCGGAACTCGGCGACGTGGCCGCATTCCAACTGCAGCACGATTCGGTCTCCCTCACGGCGCAGCTGCTGCTCAGCAGCTCCTCAGACAATTTCCTCAGCGGCCTGGCCACCCTGCACAGCGAAGTGGACCGCAGCAACGCCGGGATCCAGCAGCTGCAACTCGTCCAGGCGAAGCTCACCACCCTGCGCGAGGACGCCGCCACCACCGAGGCCGCCCTGAAGAAGGAACACGCCGCCAAGGTGGAGCTGGCCGAAGACTACGACGCCAAGGAGGCTGAGGCGGAGGCTGTCTACAAGCGCCTCTCCGCTGAGGAGCGCGAGCGCCTCGCCAGGCTGGAGGCCGAGCGGGTCCGCCAGGCGGAAGAAGCGCAGCGCCGCGCCGAACTGCGCGCGGCCCGTGCGCAGACAGCCGCGGCGGCTCCCGCGGCGCCAGGTGCAGCGCCGGCCGCACCCGCAGCAGCGGCGCCCGCCGAGCCGGCCGCCCCCGCACCTGCCGCCTCCGGTCGTGCACAGGACGTCGTCAACGCGGCGCTCAGCAAGGTCGGCAAGCGTTACGTGTGGGGCACCTCGGGTGAAAACACGTTCGACTGCTCCGGCCTCACCAGCTGGGCCTACCGCCAGGTGGGCGTCAACCTGTCGCGCTCCTCGCGCACGCAGTGGAGTTCGGCCGGCTACAAGGTGTCGAAGTCGGAACTCCAGCCGGGAGACCTCGTCTTCTACTACAGCCCCGTGAGCCACGTGGGCATCTACATCGGCAACGGCAAGATCGTCGACGCCGCCAACCCGCGCTCCGGCGTACGGGTGGCCGGCCTCAACTCGATGCCCTTCACCGGCGCCCGCCGGGTCATCGGCTGA
- a CDS encoding class II 3-deoxy-7-phosphoheptulonate synthase, with protein MSSIISREELRALPYVQQPSYPDPAALDRTIDALEKLPPLVFAGECDDLRLKMADVADGRAFLLQGGDCAETFSGVTAQAIKSKLLVQLSMAVVMTYAAQVPVVKVGRIAGQYAKPRSNGVETRGDLSLPSYRGDAINGFDFTQESREHDPQRLLRVYNASAATLNLVRAFVKGGFADLRGVHSWNAEFVRDSQVEAEYEELASEIDRALAFMVACGVKDDSLSTVDFYASHEALLLEYERALTRVDSRSQELYGCSGHMLWIGERTRQLDGAHVELFSRVQNPLGVKLGPSTSVADALALADKLDPHNVPGRLTFITRMGAKKVRDVLPAVIEAVEASGRKVAWVCDPMHGNTFEAKNGYKTRSFADVADEVNGFFDVHEQLGTWPGGLHVEMTGDDVTECVGGVYNLDENDLANRYETVCDPRLNRNQSLELAFLVARRLRSGRLNRENPVQWFQAKDL; from the coding sequence ATGTCGAGCATCATTTCCCGGGAAGAACTACGCGCGCTGCCCTACGTCCAGCAGCCGTCGTACCCGGATCCCGCGGCCCTCGATCGGACCATCGACGCGCTGGAGAAGCTGCCCCCGCTGGTTTTCGCTGGGGAGTGTGACGACCTGCGTCTCAAGATGGCCGATGTCGCCGACGGCCGGGCGTTCCTCCTGCAGGGCGGCGACTGCGCGGAGACGTTCTCCGGGGTCACCGCCCAGGCCATCAAGAGCAAGCTGCTCGTGCAGCTCTCGATGGCGGTGGTCATGACCTACGCCGCGCAGGTCCCGGTGGTCAAGGTCGGCCGCATCGCGGGTCAGTACGCCAAGCCGCGCTCGAACGGTGTGGAGACCCGGGGCGACCTGTCGTTGCCCTCCTACCGCGGCGACGCCATCAACGGCTTCGACTTCACGCAGGAGTCGCGGGAACACGATCCCCAGCGCCTCCTCCGCGTCTACAACGCTTCCGCGGCCACGCTGAACCTCGTGCGCGCCTTCGTCAAGGGCGGCTTCGCCGACCTGCGTGGAGTGCACAGCTGGAACGCCGAATTCGTCCGCGACTCGCAGGTCGAGGCGGAGTACGAGGAGCTCGCCTCCGAGATCGACCGCGCGCTGGCCTTCATGGTCGCCTGCGGCGTGAAGGACGACTCGCTCAGCACCGTCGACTTCTACGCCAGCCACGAGGCGCTGCTGCTCGAGTACGAGCGCGCCCTCACCCGCGTCGACTCCCGCTCGCAGGAGCTGTACGGTTGCTCCGGCCACATGCTCTGGATCGGGGAGCGCACCCGCCAGCTCGACGGCGCCCACGTGGAGCTGTTCAGCCGCGTGCAGAACCCGCTCGGGGTCAAGCTCGGCCCCTCCACCAGCGTCGCCGATGCGCTCGCGCTGGCAGACAAGCTTGATCCCCACAACGTCCCGGGGCGCCTGACGTTCATCACCCGGATGGGCGCCAAGAAGGTCCGCGACGTGCTGCCCGCCGTCATCGAGGCCGTCGAGGCCAGCGGCCGCAAGGTCGCCTGGGTGTGTGACCCCATGCACGGCAACACCTTCGAGGCGAAGAACGGCTACAAGACCCGTTCGTTCGCGGATGTCGCGGACGAGGTCAACGGCTTCTTTGACGTCCACGAGCAGCTCGGCACCTGGCCCGGCGGCCTGCACGTCGAGATGACCGGCGACGACGTCACCGAATGCGTGGGCGGCGTCTACAACCTCGACGAGAACGACCTGGCCAACCGCTACGAGACGGTCTGCGACCCGCGCCTGAACCGCAACCAGTCGCTCGAGCTGGCGTTCCTCGTGGCCCGCCGGCTGCGCTCTGGCCGGCTCAACCGGGAGAATCCGGTTCAGTGGTTCCAGGCCAAGGACCTGTGA
- a CDS encoding response regulator transcription factor, producing MLVDDHPMWIDALSEDLTEVGFEIVAVAKNGRECLDRARAARPEVMVMDLQIPEPDGATCIEILLQEFPDMHVLVMSASGERDDVLRAMKAGAKGYLVKSASKEELIDGVRRTAVGDAVFTPGLAGLVLGEFRRMVNVARSHNEEGPVLTSREIEVLRRVAKGMAYKEIADELFVSHRTVQNHVQNVLRKLQLHNRVELTLYAIDKGLHDPNE from the coding sequence ATGCTGGTCGACGACCACCCCATGTGGATCGACGCGCTGAGCGAGGACCTCACCGAGGTGGGTTTCGAGATCGTGGCCGTGGCCAAGAACGGCCGGGAGTGCCTGGACAGGGCGCGCGCGGCCCGTCCGGAGGTCATGGTGATGGACCTGCAGATTCCCGAGCCGGACGGCGCCACCTGCATCGAGATCCTGCTGCAGGAGTTCCCGGACATGCACGTCCTCGTGATGTCGGCCTCCGGTGAACGCGACGACGTGCTCCGCGCCATGAAGGCCGGTGCGAAGGGCTACCTGGTGAAGTCGGCGTCCAAGGAGGAACTCATCGACGGCGTGCGCCGCACGGCTGTCGGCGATGCCGTGTTCACGCCGGGTCTGGCCGGGCTGGTGCTGGGCGAGTTCCGCCGGATGGTGAACGTGGCCCGCTCCCACAACGAAGAGGGCCCGGTGCTGACCAGCCGGGAGATCGAAGTGCTCCGCCGCGTCGCGAAGGGCATGGCCTACAAGGAGATCGCCGACGAACTGTTCGTGTCCCACCGCACCGTGCAGAACCATGTGCAGAACGTGCTGCGCAAGCTGCAACTCCACAACCGGGTGGAACTGACGCTCTACGCGATCGACAAGGGCCTGCACGATCCCAACGAGTGA
- a CDS encoding peptidylprolyl isomerase — protein sequence MTTATLKTNHGDIVIELFDNHAPKTVENFVGLANGTKEYADAKTGETTTGKYYDGLTFHRVIDGFMIQGGCPRGDGRGGPGYTFADEFHPELQFNRPYLLAMANAGPGTNGSQFFITAGPTPHLNNRHTIFGEVKDPASQKVVDSISRTRTGSGDRPAEPVVIETVEIS from the coding sequence GTGACCACCGCTACCCTCAAGACCAACCACGGTGACATCGTCATCGAACTCTTCGACAACCACGCCCCCAAGACCGTCGAGAACTTCGTCGGCCTCGCCAACGGCACCAAGGAATACGCCGACGCCAAGACCGGTGAGACCACCACGGGCAAGTACTATGACGGGCTGACCTTCCACCGCGTGATCGACGGCTTCATGATCCAGGGTGGCTGCCCCCGCGGTGACGGCCGTGGCGGCCCCGGCTACACGTTCGCCGACGAGTTCCACCCCGAGCTGCAGTTCAACCGCCCCTACCTCCTGGCCATGGCCAACGCGGGCCCCGGCACCAACGGCTCCCAATTCTTCATCACGGCCGGCCCCACTCCGCACCTGAACAACCGCCACACCATCTTCGGTGAGGTCAAGGACCCGGCCAGCCAGAAGGTGGTCGACTCCATCTCCAGAACGCGCACCGGCTCCGGCGACCGTCCGGCCGAGCCCGTCGTGATCGAGACCGTCGAGATCTCCTGA
- a CDS encoding DEDD exonuclease domain-containing protein, whose amino-acid sequence MSATAFSQPSFEDLGVPLPDVTFVVVDLETTGGAADSEITEFGAVKVRGGEVLGEFQTLVRPSAPIPPMIQVLTGITNQMVAGAPPLSQVLPAFAEFAAGAALVAHNARFDTGFLRRGYEQLGMTWPRPTVIDTVAVARTALMRDEVPNCKLATLARYFRATTEPNHRALSDARATVDVLHGLLARVGNLGVHTLEDLTEFALQVSPDRRAKRVWAQDAPETAGVYFFVTDSTAADGSPKREVLYVGKSNNLKRRVRSYFSAAEKRGRIHEMVRVATGVEFISCATDLEAEVRELRMIESLAPRYNRRSKNQRKLTWLKLTDEAFPRLSVVTSVRDGAPHFGPFRSRDAANEAALTLYDAFKLRRCTPRLSRKTASASCALAEMGRCLAPCELGAGAEGYGAVVEEVRSSWETDVRPVLRSVRGRLSKLVGQERYEEAGEVAERLTAYYRTSLRFHRVRSLARCRQLVAAVPSAEGWDIHVIRYGRLAAATTAPSPRARIAAEEAVALAETVLPVTGGWPAASIEEAERVASWLELPGVRLIETDGSWEWPLNAGLPEGALPRELLGEQPLSELLAS is encoded by the coding sequence ATGTCTGCCACCGCCTTCTCCCAGCCGTCCTTCGAGGACCTCGGCGTACCGCTCCCGGACGTCACCTTCGTCGTGGTGGACCTGGAGACCACCGGCGGGGCGGCAGATTCCGAGATCACCGAGTTCGGCGCGGTCAAGGTCCGTGGCGGCGAGGTGCTCGGGGAGTTCCAGACGCTCGTGCGCCCCTCGGCACCCATCCCGCCCATGATCCAGGTGCTCACCGGCATCACCAATCAGATGGTGGCGGGCGCCCCTCCCCTGTCCCAGGTGCTGCCGGCCTTCGCGGAGTTCGCCGCCGGCGCGGCACTGGTGGCCCACAACGCGCGTTTCGACACCGGCTTCCTGCGCCGCGGCTACGAGCAACTGGGCATGACCTGGCCACGCCCCACCGTGATCGACACGGTCGCGGTGGCCCGCACGGCGCTCATGCGCGACGAGGTGCCCAACTGCAAGCTCGCCACGTTGGCGCGCTACTTCCGCGCCACCACCGAGCCCAACCACCGGGCGCTCAGCGATGCCCGGGCCACCGTCGACGTGCTGCACGGGCTGCTGGCCCGCGTGGGCAACCTCGGCGTGCACACTCTGGAGGACCTCACGGAGTTCGCCCTCCAGGTCTCGCCGGACAGGCGGGCCAAGCGGGTCTGGGCCCAGGACGCCCCGGAGACGGCCGGCGTCTACTTCTTCGTGACGGATTCGACGGCGGCAGACGGCAGCCCGAAGCGCGAAGTGCTCTACGTGGGTAAGTCCAACAACCTCAAGCGGAGGGTGCGGTCCTACTTCTCGGCGGCTGAGAAGCGCGGCCGCATCCACGAGATGGTCCGGGTGGCCACCGGCGTCGAGTTCATCTCCTGCGCCACGGACCTGGAGGCGGAGGTGCGGGAGCTGCGCATGATCGAGTCGCTGGCGCCCCGGTACAACCGGCGGTCGAAGAACCAGCGCAAGCTCACCTGGCTGAAGCTCACCGACGAGGCGTTCCCCCGGCTGTCCGTCGTCACCTCGGTGCGCGACGGCGCGCCGCACTTCGGGCCGTTCCGCAGCCGCGACGCCGCCAACGAAGCAGCGCTCACGCTGTACGACGCCTTCAAGTTGCGGCGCTGCACGCCGCGCCTCTCCAGGAAGACGGCGTCGGCATCGTGCGCCCTCGCGGAGATGGGCCGCTGCCTTGCCCCCTGCGAACTCGGGGCAGGCGCTGAGGGCTACGGCGCCGTGGTGGAGGAGGTGCGCAGCAGTTGGGAGACCGACGTGCGCCCCGTGCTCCGCAGCGTGCGGGGCCGTCTGAGCAAGCTCGTCGGGCAGGAACGCTACGAGGAGGCCGGCGAGGTGGCGGAGCGGCTCACCGCGTACTACCGCACCTCCCTGCGGTTCCACCGCGTGCGGTCGCTGGCCAGGTGCCGCCAGTTGGTGGCCGCCGTCCCCTCGGCGGAGGGCTGGGACATCCACGTCATCCGCTACGGACGGCTGGCCGCGGCCACCACGGCGCCCTCGCCCCGGGCGCGCATCGCGGCGGAGGAAGCCGTCGCGCTGGCGGAGACGGTGCTGCCCGTTACGGGGGGCTGGCCCGCCGCCAGCATCGAGGAGGCGGAGCGGGTCGCTTCCTGGCTTGAGCTGCCCGGGGTCCGCCTCATCGAGACGGACGGGAGCTGGGAATGGCCGCTGAACGCGGGCCTCCCCGAGGGCGCCCTCCCCCGGGAACTACTCGGCGAGCAGCCCCTCTCGGAACTGCTCGCCTCGTGA
- a CDS encoding low specificity L-threonine aldolase, with translation MIDLRSDTVTRPSAGMLAAMIAASVGDDVYGEDPTVAALERRVAGMFGKEDALFCATGSLANQLGVWLHTPPGTEVLCDAQAHIARAEMGAHGAVGGVTMRTWASDRGRLVADDALAMVAVDCGPYLVETACIEVEDSHNFGGGTVQDFDELGKVSEGARALGIATHLDGARLANAAAVTGRSFAQYGSLFDTVSICLSKGLGAPVGSVLVGSAEQMARARVQRKRLGAGWRQAGVLAAAGLYALEHNLARIAEDHTAARVLAETIDAARPGVVTVESVVTNIVLISTPDAPGVAARLKDKGVLVSVLGPRALRAVTHLDVTGEQCAEAGQRVAWALR, from the coding sequence GTGATCGATCTTCGCAGCGACACGGTGACCCGGCCGTCGGCCGGGATGCTCGCTGCGATGATCGCGGCCTCCGTCGGTGACGATGTCTACGGCGAGGACCCCACCGTCGCGGCGCTGGAGCGGCGGGTGGCCGGGATGTTCGGCAAGGAGGACGCGCTCTTCTGCGCGACCGGGTCCCTGGCCAATCAGCTCGGCGTCTGGCTGCACACCCCGCCCGGCACCGAAGTGCTCTGCGACGCGCAGGCGCACATCGCCCGGGCGGAGATGGGCGCCCACGGCGCCGTCGGCGGAGTGACCATGCGCACCTGGGCCTCGGACCGAGGCCGCCTCGTGGCCGACGACGCGCTGGCGATGGTGGCGGTCGACTGCGGCCCCTACCTCGTGGAGACGGCCTGCATCGAGGTGGAGGACAGCCACAACTTCGGTGGCGGGACCGTGCAGGACTTCGACGAACTGGGCAAGGTCTCCGAGGGCGCCCGTGCGCTCGGCATCGCCACGCATCTCGACGGCGCCCGGCTCGCCAACGCCGCTGCTGTGACCGGTCGCTCGTTCGCCCAGTACGGCTCGCTGTTCGACACCGTCAGCATCTGCCTGTCCAAGGGGCTCGGCGCTCCGGTGGGCAGCGTGCTGGTCGGCAGCGCGGAGCAGATGGCCCGCGCGCGGGTGCAGCGCAAGCGGTTGGGTGCCGGCTGGCGCCAGGCCGGCGTCCTCGCCGCCGCGGGGCTCTATGCCCTGGAACACAACCTCGCGCGCATCGCGGAGGACCACACCGCGGCGCGCGTCCTGGCCGAGACCATCGACGCGGCCCGGCCCGGCGTCGTCACCGTCGAGTCGGTGGTGACCAACATCGTGCTGATCTCCACCCCGGATGCGCCGGGAGTCGCCGCACGGCTGAAGGACAAGGGTGTGTTGGTCAGCGTCCTGGGCCCGCGGGCGCTGCGCGCCGTGACGCACCTCGATGTCACTGGGGAGCAGTGTGCCGAAGCGGGCCAACGTGTCGCCTGGGCACTGCGCTGA
- a CDS encoding sensor histidine kinase, with amino-acid sequence MPDTQWNEAQAARGLRPFTLWYRDRHDVLSRVYTVVEVARGLLGLHVVLVNFLLVLPRADNRLGVIVATMALVFWHIFISLRMRKPSKRTRAAHLADLGVTVTIVLFTSLVLPPGGAPLTLAGYWAGGAAAYAALFNSVRYGVVFSVVIAGSTLMVPSHFSLERLGSSFVMILFTACLGVLISQFRATIVEQEQERVRSAALGERERLSRLVHDGALQVLALVEREGPSLGPRGIRLAALARESEMQLRSHLQDRDVLDVEPTTTVDLAAVLDKYESSKVTVATMASLVEIPRPLADEIEAALAEILNNVEEHAGPDARVWILLDQEMCDEVILWVRDNGVGMSAQQVEAAAANGRMGIRDSIVGRMAALGGSAILKSSPGAGAEWELRFPIDVDAMES; translated from the coding sequence ATGCCTGACACACAGTGGAACGAGGCGCAGGCAGCACGGGGCCTGCGCCCGTTCACCCTCTGGTACCGCGACCGGCACGACGTGCTGAGCAGGGTCTACACCGTCGTGGAGGTGGCCCGGGGTCTGTTGGGCCTCCACGTGGTGCTGGTGAACTTCCTGCTCGTGTTGCCCCGCGCCGACAACCGGCTGGGCGTGATCGTGGCCACGATGGCGCTCGTGTTCTGGCACATCTTCATCTCGCTGCGGATGCGCAAGCCGTCGAAGCGCACCCGCGCCGCGCATCTGGCAGATCTGGGCGTCACCGTGACGATCGTGCTCTTCACCTCCCTGGTCCTACCGCCCGGAGGGGCGCCGCTGACGCTGGCGGGCTACTGGGCGGGCGGCGCGGCTGCCTATGCCGCCCTGTTCAACAGCGTCCGTTACGGCGTGGTGTTTTCCGTCGTCATCGCCGGTTCGACGTTGATGGTGCCCTCGCACTTCAGCCTCGAACGGCTCGGGAGCAGCTTCGTCATGATCCTGTTCACGGCCTGCCTGGGCGTGTTGATCTCCCAGTTCCGGGCCACGATCGTGGAGCAGGAGCAGGAGCGCGTCCGCTCGGCGGCCCTCGGCGAACGGGAGCGGCTCTCCAGGCTCGTGCACGACGGCGCCCTCCAGGTGCTGGCCCTCGTCGAGCGGGAAGGCCCGTCGCTCGGGCCCCGCGGCATCCGGCTCGCGGCGCTGGCGCGTGAGTCCGAGATGCAGCTGCGCTCGCACCTGCAGGACCGCGACGTGCTCGACGTCGAGCCCACCACCACCGTCGACCTGGCGGCCGTCCTCGACAAGTACGAATCATCCAAGGTCACCGTCGCCACCATGGCCAGCCTCGTGGAGATCCCGCGGCCCCTGGCGGACGAGATCGAGGCCGCGCTGGCGGAGATCCTCAACAACGTGGAGGAACACGCCGGCCCGGACGCCCGGGTCTGGATCCTGCTGGACCAGGAGATGTGCGACGAGGTGATCCTCTGGGTCCGCGACAATGGCGTCGGCATGAGCGCCCAGCAGGTGGAGGCCGCCGCAGCCAATGGCCGGATGGGCATCCGCGACTCGATCGTGGGCCGCATGGCGGCCCTGGGCGGTTCGGCGATCCTGAAATCCTCGCCCGGTGCTGGGGCAGAATGGGAACTCAGGTTCCCGATCGACGTCGACGCGATGGAGAGTTGA
- a CDS encoding carboxylesterase has translation MTTSYSVRNEARPFRGGQGDIGVVMCHGFTGTVGSLRPWAEGLAEPDGDWPGVRVLAPRLPGHGTHWRDLARTRWWDWYNAVEDAYVDLASTCSTVFVAGLSMGGALALQLAAAHPVGGTLLVNPSLGTRDRRVAPAVKIHRLLPPQRGIASDIALAGVEEPAYSRFSVTSLATMAELWADTRAKLHRIPGPVLLMASTVDHVVDGLSREVIRRDMAEVVDVELTRSYHVATLDHDAGRIVAESRRFITGRSAAPSVR, from the coding sequence ATGACTACCTCCTACAGCGTCCGGAATGAGGCGCGCCCGTTCCGGGGTGGACAGGGCGACATCGGTGTCGTCATGTGCCACGGATTCACCGGGACCGTCGGAAGCCTGCGACCCTGGGCCGAAGGGCTGGCTGAGCCCGACGGCGACTGGCCCGGGGTCCGGGTCCTGGCCCCGCGGCTCCCTGGCCACGGGACACATTGGCGCGACCTGGCACGCACCAGGTGGTGGGACTGGTACAACGCCGTCGAGGACGCGTACGTCGACCTGGCCTCCACCTGCAGCACGGTGTTCGTCGCCGGCCTCTCGATGGGCGGCGCGCTGGCGCTGCAGCTGGCCGCAGCCCACCCTGTGGGTGGCACCCTGCTGGTGAACCCCTCCCTCGGCACCAGGGACCGCCGCGTCGCCCCAGCGGTGAAGATCCACCGGCTGCTGCCGCCTCAGCGCGGCATCGCCTCCGACATCGCGCTGGCCGGGGTGGAGGAGCCGGCCTACTCGCGCTTCTCCGTGACCAGCCTCGCCACGATGGCCGAGCTGTGGGCAGACACCCGGGCGAAGCTGCACCGGATCCCCGGCCCCGTGCTCCTGATGGCCTCGACGGTGGACCACGTCGTGGACGGCCTCAGCCGCGAGGTGATCCGCCGGGACATGGCGGAGGTCGTGGATGTCGAACTGACGCGCAGCTACCACGTCGCCACCCTCGACCACGACGCCGGCCGGATCGTCGCCGAATCCCGCCGCTTCATCACGGGGCGCAGTGCAGCGCCCTCAGTGCGCTGA
- a CDS encoding 1-acyl-sn-glycerol-3-phosphate acyltransferase, giving the protein MWYQFFKYVIFTPMVKYGYGTKVIGKENFPRQGGAILASNHIAAFDSLVLPASMPRRIIFPAKAELFSGEGGLGSKIVAWFLKNVGMVPMDRSGGRASAQALGSITSVLAEGNVVGIYPEGTRSPDGRLYKGKTGMARMALSNNVPVIPVGVTGTKSFKGPFGLPWVRRPVVIIGKPLDFSAHATAKPNTALLRWVTDETLAAIQQLTGQEYADVYATRVKHGDLRDIGSDEFVRPRPGGEGPPVEQAASDA; this is encoded by the coding sequence ATGTGGTACCAGTTCTTCAAGTACGTCATCTTCACGCCCATGGTGAAGTACGGCTATGGCACGAAGGTGATCGGGAAGGAGAACTTCCCCAGGCAGGGCGGCGCGATCCTGGCCAGCAACCACATCGCCGCCTTCGATTCCCTGGTGCTGCCCGCCAGCATGCCGCGCCGGATCATCTTCCCCGCCAAGGCGGAACTGTTCTCCGGCGAGGGCGGGCTGGGCAGCAAGATCGTGGCCTGGTTCCTGAAGAACGTGGGCATGGTGCCCATGGACCGCAGCGGAGGCCGCGCCAGCGCGCAGGCGCTCGGCAGCATCACCTCCGTGCTCGCCGAGGGCAACGTGGTGGGCATCTACCCCGAGGGCACGCGCTCGCCCGACGGCCGCCTGTACAAGGGAAAGACGGGCATGGCCCGCATGGCGCTCAGCAACAATGTGCCCGTGATCCCGGTGGGCGTCACCGGCACCAAGTCCTTCAAGGGTCCCTTCGGCCTGCCGTGGGTGCGCCGCCCCGTCGTGATCATCGGCAAGCCCCTCGACTTCTCCGCCCACGCCACCGCGAAGCCCAACACGGCGCTGCTGCGCTGGGTGACGGACGAGACCCTGGCCGCGATCCAGCAACTCACCGGCCAGGAATACGCAGACGTGTACGCCACGCGGGTGAAGCACGGCGATCTCAGGGACATCGGTTCCGACGAGTTCGTGCGGCCCCGCCCCGGTGGGGAGGGGCCCCCGGTGGAGCAGGCCGCCTCTGATGCCTGA
- a CDS encoding winged helix-turn-helix domain-containing protein — MPRRLSPAAARRIAVDAQGLGRPRKAAVGPAALRAVVARLGVLQLDTVNVFERSHYLPLLSRLGPYDRAVLDRLVHHDQRATRLGSFTEYLSHEAAIMPVADWPLWAWHRARPERPGWERWAQENGRLIDEVLAEFHLSGPMRVRDLHHPLNAPTSGGWWNKNDVYWAASRLFRKGDIVVVGRDRFERVYGVAGDVLPPEARVAVPEDEAVIELVRRASVAHGVATLEDLADYPRIKRAPAQRAVDVLVARGELEPVEVDGWARTAWLATGQRVPRSVTAAALLSPFDPLVWFRPRAERVFGFRYRISIYTPAEQREHGYYVLPVLVDDELVGRVDLKADRQAGVLRVQHAHVEPASAHRREELAARVAPLLAEAAEWQGLGSVSFTGPGTWVAALKPHF, encoded by the coding sequence ATGCCCCGCCGTCTGAGTCCCGCCGCCGCACGGCGCATCGCCGTCGACGCCCAGGGCCTGGGACGGCCCCGGAAGGCAGCGGTGGGTCCGGCCGCGCTACGGGCGGTCGTCGCGCGGCTCGGGGTGCTGCAACTGGACACCGTCAACGTCTTCGAGCGCAGCCACTATCTGCCGCTCCTCTCCCGCCTCGGCCCGTATGACCGCGCGGTGCTGGACCGGCTCGTCCACCACGACCAGCGCGCCACCCGGCTGGGCAGCTTCACCGAATACCTCTCCCATGAGGCGGCCATCATGCCCGTGGCAGACTGGCCCCTGTGGGCGTGGCACCGGGCGCGACCCGAGCGGCCCGGCTGGGAGCGCTGGGCGCAGGAGAACGGGCGCCTCATCGACGAGGTGCTGGCCGAGTTCCACCTGTCCGGCCCCATGAGGGTCCGAGACCTCCACCACCCGCTGAACGCCCCCACCAGCGGGGGCTGGTGGAACAAGAACGACGTCTACTGGGCAGCGTCCAGGCTCTTCCGCAAGGGCGACATCGTCGTCGTGGGGCGTGACCGGTTCGAACGGGTCTATGGGGTCGCCGGCGACGTGCTCCCGCCAGAAGCGCGGGTCGCGGTGCCGGAGGACGAGGCCGTCATCGAACTCGTCCGCAGGGCCTCCGTCGCCCACGGTGTGGCCACCCTCGAGGACCTGGCGGATTATCCGCGGATCAAGCGGGCTCCTGCACAGAGGGCGGTCGATGTGCTGGTGGCGCGCGGAGAGCTCGAGCCGGTCGAGGTCGACGGCTGGGCCCGCACGGCGTGGTTGGCCACGGGTCAACGGGTACCACGCTCCGTGACAGCGGCCGCGTTGCTGTCGCCGTTCGACCCCCTGGTGTGGTTCCGCCCGCGCGCCGAGCGGGTGTTCGGTTTCCGCTACCGCATCTCCATCTACACGCCGGCAGAGCAGCGCGAGCACGGCTACTACGTGCTGCCCGTGCTGGTCGACGACGAACTCGTCGGCCGCGTCGATCTCAAGGCCGACAGGCAGGCCGGCGTCCTGCGGGTCCAGCATGCGCATGTGGAGCCGGCCAGCGCCCACCGGCGAGAGGAACTGGCCGCCCGGGTGGCGCCGCTGCTGGCAGAGGCCGCCGAATGGCAGGGTCTGGGCTCCGTGTCGTTCACGGGCCCCGGCACCTGGGTCGCTGCGCTGAAGCCCCACTTCTGA